The DNA sequence AATTCAAATATCTAATcatgagccaagatctcaaactccagctgcctcaacaagtgaggaaagaataaatgattcacaggaacaagttattctggaattggaggaagatgaattctacactcttgatgaactggatgagctagatcagtcaatggcctatttggctagaaaattctctaacattagagtaaagaagccaagatattCCAAaggtaaaggacagtctttcaacaaagataATAGATGGATAGGAAAAGGAAAGTACACTTCTGAAAGCAAAAATgtctacaaaactggatctgttgacaggtCTAAAATAAggtgctacaattgtgatgaattggaccattttgctacagaatgcaggaaacctaagaaagaaaagaaggataaagcttaccttgaactggaagcaaagtatgaagctcttctaaagaaacaccaaagtaaagcttatattgcagagggaaaaagttgggatgactctgaaaatgatgaagatgaagaatttgaaaattatgcactcatggctttggagcaaggagaatcatcctcatctaaatcacaggtaccaactcttaccaccattgattttaATGTGAGttaatataaggaaactgtagagaagatgagcacataaatatTTCATATTCACATAAGGATGGTTGCTGcgaatgaagaagttagcagactgacaaagataaatgagaagcttgagaatgaaaagcaagaaactgaattgttgttggtggagcttgaagttGTAAAATAAGAGAATTtttatctcaagaacaagctcaagtgtgcaaatgaaattgaagcagtgccaaaggagaagctggaaaagaatgaagttaagttgaaatccttcaagaatgcatctgagttaattgtatagtatcatgagaaaaacaaaccatgtgcaaacattgctattgtTCTTGACTATAATGCCTTGAACAGCAAAAAGAAAGACATAGGCGACAAGGGAAAAataacagaaaatgaaaatgttccagcaatgctgaaaaaggttgcctcacctatgttcaaggcatgtgaagtcaacttcggtgaagaagaattgattatcaagcaagaaattgctgatgaggacaaAAAGAAGAAAACTTCATaatcaactcagtcttccaatactgaagagaaactcatagacaaacaaagtcccaagacacctgttaaagaaaccaaaactgaagatgcaagaaagaaaaagaaaaatataaatgggaaaatagggatttacaaaagcaacaattttgcttatattgcagatgctccaagaaagaaatatgaaaaatgtggctctgtgaatcacctaactcaccttcataaaaaggcagttagcaagccaactgaaggagcctgcaaatacaatgaagcaaatgcaaataaTCCCTACTCcttttgtgacaagtttgactggattccttgcaacttgaaagtgatgaaaaattgtcacaaactgagaatagacctcaaagaaacaagaATTGGGTCTACAATAGAAAGGGAAAATCTTCAACattcaatgaattctattttatctgaaactactcattctacttttGCTAAATCacttaacaagaagaaagtacccaacaatGTTTGGGTTTTTAAACACAgttaaaactcattgtgtgcagggcaaagtgaagaaagtcatctggatcatagacagtggatgttccaagCATAtaacaggtgataaagccctgctatcacagtttaaggagagagctggccttttggtgacctttggagacaacagtaaaggattcacaatgggatatggcaagattatttatgaaaatattgtcattgatgatgtagaactggtagctggtcttgaagtgaatcttatcagtgttagccaatttgcagacaaaggctttgaagttttattcaacaaaaaagaatgcacttttatcaatAAGAAAAatggtgaagttgctttgaaaggagcaaggaaatgaATCTTGTTTTTTGCAtacttagactcaacaaataaggatggaatttgttgcttctacactaaggcatcagaagaacaaagcaagccgtggcataagaaattgtctcacttgaattttaagacaattaacaccttggtcaaaaaggagttagtaagagatatgcctgaactggagtttgctcaagttaaagtttgtgaagcttgtcagaaaggaaaaatgaaaagatcaagtcacaagtcaaaaactgtgaattctataagtgcaccattgcaacatattcacatggacttgtttggaccagtaaatgtcttatcaatttcaagaaacaaatatgcacttgtgatggtggatgatttctcaagatatactcCCCTacaaatatactattatagaccctatttttattcgtataaatatactattataaaccctatttttattcgtacccaaaaacccaaaaagtctggaaaacccaattctctacACCTCCTTCCTCTtccattacatcattttcttggtggataccggtggagtgcttcacacttgaggagaaactgctaaggatctctgatcattgtctccgaattattttaaaggttagagtcgatccctatatttttaccacgatttatatgcttttatttggattttatatgcgtaaaagtgttttgccatgcctccaCTGCGGTTTAAATTCCAATAGTTTTCGATCATATCCCTACGAGAATAACTCGCAAGACTACAGAACGATGCCTTCAACATGTTTTACGAGATAAAAGTATCCTAGAGGCTCTTTTTGCTTTACAGGGCGCGCCTTGTGAAGGAtcaattaaaaatgattttaaaaaatttagaatatgaatataacaaataaattttaaaaatattacaaTAGCTAAGGCAACATTAAATAACCTAATACAACACCAGAAAGCAAATGCAACGCATAAAGTGCCATGTCAGCATGTGGGCCCCACTTGTGCCATGTCAGCACACCCCATCAGTATTTTGGGCCCCACATGCGGGACCCACTGTTGCCACGTCAATATGCCACGTCAGCATGCTGACGTCAGTATGTCATGTCaacatttattaaataaataaaatgtctAATGCAACGCTATGACCTCTACTGTTGCATGCTGCGCAACACTAACAGTTACTAGCAATGGTAGCTTCAATGTATTGCAAAGCTTTCTCCACTGTGTTGTAATAAACTGAAAATTTTGTAGATAATGCAACGCTTTTCATGCAGCGCTAGCTAAAAccgttgcctatgtgcacttatggcgtagtgccTTAAGAGATGTGCAGGGATGTTCTATAGGATCTATATTTTGATTGTAGTAGACTTTAGAATTTTGAGTTGCTTTTGTACATGAGTATTTTTCTGACCTTAAGCATCTCTCTTATTTTTAGGAAAAGCCATGTACCTTACTCATGTGGCAATATGTAACACCACAGAACTAATGAGAGGTAACCTACCCCCCGAGCGTGCACCTTGTCAAAAGTACTTTGTAGCCTCATCTTCCTCATCTGAACTAATGCAACTCCCACATTCCCTTTTTGCTAAAGACCCAGATGACCTTGGTAGTCATATCGAAAGAAGAAGCCTTAACATATGAGCCAAATATGCTCAGGGCGCGTCCTGAAAACTCACTCAGATTATTGAGGATGTGAGGGCGCGTTCGTTGAAACTAAACTCTCGACATACTAGGAAGATCATTGTACTTCATTCGCTTCTGTATAAATCATGTATGTAATATCGAGGAAGATCACATGGGTATTTCAATAAAGGCGCGCCTTGAGAGAGATAGCCTTGGAGAGTTTACTTATAACTGTTGAGGATATAACATTATATCCTTAGATGAAGGAGCTCATTCATGTCCTGGGGCCTCACCTTGACAATTAAGGGGCGCGTCCTAGGATTCATGGTACCTCTACTCTGATAGATTCTTTTCTCTTGAAGTTCCAATATTAAGATTCTCCTTGTGGTCAATAAAGTTCACCTCACCATCAATATTTTTTTTTGAGGGCGCGCCTTAAGGAAAGGGCGCGTCTTGAAAGATGAGGAATTAGTTCCAGTCGAGCCATTCTTCAAGTAGTGACTATAACTCATCTGATTATCATGACATCTTCATTGAAAACTTCCATAGACTTTTTCTTCTGAGGGCGCGCCCTGGGAGAGCAAATCTCCACTGAATGTTTCACATGCAGAGGGCGCGCCTTAATATATTGTGACGCAGCACTTGGTAACTCATGAGATTTTTTCCTGATAAGATTTCCTACCTACAATAAACACAATTAATATGGAACTTGAAATGTTACCTGGAGGACGCGTCCTAGAGGGACGGACGTGTCCAGTCGGTGAATTTTCCTGAAATTTGCTGAAAGTCATATGGGCCCCAAATATTTTAATCAAGGCGCGTTCTAAGAGTTTGTGAGGGATTTTCTCCATGCCAAATCTCTTTCCCAATCCTCTTCCTGCACAAGTCCCAAAAACAAGTAATGGAAAATACAACGAAACTAGTTGAGTGTTACCTTGATGGATCTTGTTAAAGGCGATGACTAGCTCATGATAGTAATGCCTTCTTCTTGGAGTGTTCTCCTCCCGATCGTCCTCAGATTTGCGCCTGATTAAGTCTTCTAAACTGAATAGTGTTCTCAAATCTTCTAAATCAAATAGAATTGTTCAGTCTTCTCGTTGGAGtaggattctccaatcttctaaatggaataggattctccaatcttctaATTAGAACATGATTCTCCCATCTTCTAGATAGAATAGAATTCTTCAATCTTCTAAATAGAATAGGATTCTTCAATCTTCTATACCAAATAGGTTTCTCCCAATCTTCTTAATGGAATGGGTTTCTTGCAATCTTCTAAGACAAATAGGATTTTTTGGTAAAAATTCGTAGCTGCTGTTTTCCTCTGTTTCCGGGATGCTCAACTTGGATTGTCCTATCCATATCATCTCTGAATTAAAGAGAATTCAATAAGCTTCGCGTAGGCTGTAAGATCGTTCAAATCTGACTTACGGAACTCGAGATACGGCCCAAACAGTGTAAGCAAATCGCTTAACCCACCTAATCCgaatttttcatccaattttgcTCCTTTGTGGCCATGGTTGTAAACTTCAACCCTCATGGCTGGAAATCATCATCCATGGATCTCCCTCGTGGCCGTGGATACTACATTCAAATCTCTTTCGACCCCCCTGgccaaaaatatttattttacgGATCTCCTTCGTGGCCGTTGTATGCAACTCCTCCGTGGCTATCCTTCAATTCTTGCGTCAAAGAACCTTCATCGTGACGAGACATCTCTTCCTCCTGAGATTATGATCTTGATgagcacccctccttctagcgccaatttgttgacggaggaatttggtatcaacaaagtttgaggttcttcgccggaatcaagatctacgatggtggttcctcgcctgaaaagtgagcggagtgtggtggttgtgataaattgggggctgagattgcttagggttggtggtggctccttatggctctcgcttccgacccctcacaatttgcctacgtatccctatttatagggaatcaagcccacgtagttcttggggaataagaaatctaatggacttagacttcttattcccaggcccggtccagaatccatcttccgctagctttaggaatatccaactatgaggcccaaccgcgaaggcccaaggctcgtttgtaatcgcaggacttcacggataatgcatctccctgcgcaaggataacattccgctacagctatctcccttgaattacgaacgcaggtatagccaaagttcaccccaaatgccagacgcgtccctgtcccccgaatgaggataacccaccagatagcaggacaggtgatcccaagctcttgggtgcaaagtgtaggatgactccaaagttctccaatgaggacacccattgaatacaagaacatagttcccaaagcacacaccaaagttaaccccgcatccccaacgaggacacccgttgaatacaggaggaggccttcaatcatcaggcatacccctggaggtcttcaagcttttcacggacatccccctccttgaccgtctcaaggagggaattcttcaaagagtacctgcaacaaatatgttagtgaaaataatcctccattgctCCTTCCACGCTTGTCTTGCTTTAAACTTACTCTTGATCATGCATTCTTCACACATAGGTCGTCCTGAACGATTGGGCGCGTCCTGATGCTACGAACTCCACATATTGCTATATCTTTCAAGTATCTTTATTTGCTTTGTCTTGAATGAGAACAAGCTCAACATCCCAAAGTGTGCATCTCCAGGAGGCAGGACGCGTCCTCCCCTTGTAAAATACACATATTCTCCTTGCTTGGCAACCTTATTACCTGTACAGCTCATCCCATTATTTTTACTTATCAGGGCGCGTCCTGCGCCTTGGGCGCGTTCTGCGTCTTGGGCGCGTCCTCCTCCTTTCAATATCTTCCTGCTCATCTCTTTACATGACAACCCAAAGTACAGCCTACACAATCATGGACGCATCCTACATATACAGGGCGCGTCTTCGCTTCATACAATGTAGACCAAAACCTAATTATTCATCTTCTTGCCCCAATTCAATTCCAATTGACCCGTATTTGACCCGAGATGatccaataccaaattttggctataacatgAGAGTTCAAGAATCTCTCATACTATACCAATACCAAGGCTTCTGGTATCCTCGTGTGTTTGTGCAGGGCATAGTAAATTGTCAAAAACAATATGAAGCTGGCGAAAATGATATCTTCCTTGTTACTGCCCCTAAATCAGGCACCACATGGTTCAGTTCTATCCTCTATGCATTAATGAACCGTGAAGCCCACCCTCCACAAGATACTCACCATCCTTTGCTTAACAAAGCTCCCGGTGATCTCGTTCCTTTAATCGAATTGCTCGACCCCTCTAAGTATGACTTAGTTTGCAACTCTTCAGGCAGCAGCACTAGGATCTTTGCAAGTCACATTCCATTAGCTAGCCTACCGAAATCCATAACTGACAACGCTACCTCATCAAACTGCAAAGTAGTTTACGTGTGCAGAGACATAAAAGACATCTTTGTTTCATTATTTCACTTTCTGAACAAAGGTAAATATCTACGTTCTCCCATTTCTTTCGAACACACGTTCGATTTGTACTGCAAGGGATATTTGGGACCTGGACCAGTTTGGGATCAAATCTTAGGATACTGGAAAGAGAGTTTGGAAAACCCCCAGAAGGTTCTGTTCATGAAGTATGAAGACATGAAAAATTAGCCTCAACTTCAGCTGAGCCTGCTTGCCCAATTTCTTGGGAAACCCTTCTCTCTAGAGGAAGAAAAGTCAGGTTTGGTTGATCAAATCATAAATCTGTGTAGTTTTGACAATATGAGCAAATTAGCAGTCAATAACACCCAAGATAATAATAAATTTTTCGGTACTGGTATCGTTGGAGATGCCAAAAATTATTTAAACGCGGATATGATTTCAAGGTTGGATCAGATTACCGAGGAAAAGTTTCGTGGTTCGGGTTTATCTCTCTGAAATCGATCGAGTCGCTGCCGTCTTTTTAGTTGTCCAGTACTACTGCCGTCTTGTTTGTAACTATTGTGTAATTTTCATTTGATTATAAAGACTTTTATTTATGGAAACAGTGAAGCAACATATATACACTAATCACAATGAAGCACTATATCAGCACTGTGATCATATAAATACCCATATAAATACCCAATTAATTTCGCAATTAATTTCGTTACTCTCTGGATAATACGGTATTAATAAAATGGAGTTGAAATGAGGGTAATGTGACATAACAAACGGTTGAGAAGATATATAAATGGCATTTGTCAACCATTAAAGATGGAAACAATACCACCAAAATGCAGTTGATATTTGATTATTGGCTATAAGCCGCTCTTTTATTTTAATGGGGAATATTTTATactataataaaattttattttttttcttttctttataaTCATAAAATCAAGAGTTGTGGTATGGTATGAAGAGTTATGGTTTGATACATGATATGTTGATGAAAAGTCGATAATGATGTCTAACATATGTTGAGTTTAAAATATGTATTCCGATCATCGTTTCTTCTTATCTATGTATCTATGTAGGTTTACTCACAtataaatttttttctttttatttccATATTATCtacttcttttttctttttcttttttatcGTAGTCAACCCGTATCCGCTATCTTTCGGGTGCGCACTTGGTAAACCCTACACTACAACAAAATAAGGCTAAATTCAACTGCATAAATTCAACTGGACTAAATTCGATCAATTTCAGTTGTTTAATTGTGCATGGCTAACTACAACCGCCAGCGATCGAATTTAAATCTGGTTGAAATTGTGCGGTTGAATTTAGTAATAAATGCGACCTATTTTTTTGTGCGGTTGAATTTGATTCCACTAAAAATGGACGGAATTTTCCCTCCTACTGAATTATTTTACGCTCGTAAATTCAATCGCTAGCGGTCGAGTTTAGCCTTACCAAATGGCGGGATATTTGCCCGTTTTTCTTGTTTGAATATTGCTGAAATGGCAAAAAAGAAACAGCcaaatgcaaaaaaaaaaaaatgatttcagtcgAAATCGGTTGAAATAACTAAAGTGATTGCAAACGGTTGTATTTAGTGAacaaaaaaacataaaaaatactTAAAAGCTTAAAGAGGATTATATACAAGGATAAATTTCATCACATATACATTATACATCATGAGAGAATTTCATTTTTTTGTGTTTGATAATATtctaatatatatttaattttttctaattttttacatatcactaatatatatatgtatcttaacatctgtacggtttcataaatatttttttagaaaattaaacATTCTCATTAGACTAAACACTAATAAGAAGTAGTCAAACTACACGTTGACtagttaaaatagcaaaccaaataaatttatttttttctgaattttttgtcatatcactaatatatatatggATTTTGATATCTGTATGGTGggataattcataaatatttcgAAAAAAATCAAAACATAGATATGGGATTTAACACTAGTAAATAGTACTTGTCAAACAAGTGGTTGACCGTTAACATAGCAACCCAAATACttgttttctaaattttttttcaAATCACTAATATATATGGATCTTAACCTctgtacagttggatcattcataaatattttaaaaaaactcAAAACATCAAcacgagactaaacactagtaagaagtactagtcaaaccaCACGTTGACAGtaaaaataacaaaccaaataaatttgttttttatgaaaattttatcatatcacaaatatatatgaatattgacatccgtacggttggatcacccataaatatttttttaaaaaaattgaaacatccaAATGAGAATAAACACTAACAAGAATTAGTAGTCAAACCACTTGCTGACTAGTTAAAACaacaaattaaataaatatattttttctgaaatttttgtCATAAATCACTAAAATATATGGATTTTGACATACATACGGTTTGAtcatttataatattttaaaaaaccAAAAACATAGATATGAGACTTAACACTAGTAAGTAATATTTGTCAAACAAGTGGTTGACTcctaaaatagcaaaccaaatattaTGTTTTCTAAAATTTTCGTCAAATCATTAATATATATGGATCTTAACATcggtacggttggatcattcataaatatttttaaaaaatcaaaacatcaacatgagactaaacactagtgagaagtactagtcaaaccaCTCGTTGACGGTAAAAATAGCAAaccaaaaaaatatattttattatgaaAATCTTGTCATATCACTAATAGATACggatcttaacatccgtacggttggatcacccataaatattttagaaaaatcgAAACATAGATATGGGACTTAACACTAGTAAATAGTACAAGTGAAATCACTCGTTGACAGTGAAAAtagaaaaacaaataaatttatGTTATTATTAAAATTTTGTCAAATCACTTATATATATGAATCTTAATttccgtacagttggatcattcatatat is a window from the Apium graveolens cultivar Ventura chromosome 1, ASM990537v1, whole genome shotgun sequence genome containing:
- the LOC141718108 gene encoding cytosolic sulfotransferase 13-like, encoding MDASYIYRARLRFIQCRPKPNYSSSCPNSIPIDPYLTRDDPIPNFGYNMRVQESLILYQYQGFWYPRVFVQGIVNCQKQYEAGENDIFLVTAPKSGTTWFSSILYALMNREAHPPQDTHHPLLNKAPGDLVPLIELLDPSKYDLVCNSSGSSTRIFASHIPLASLPKSITDNATSSNCKVVYVCRDIKDIFVSLFHFLNKGKYLRSPISFEHTFDLYCKGYLGPGPVWDQILGYWKESLENPQKVLFMKYEDMKN